Proteins co-encoded in one Quercus robur chromosome 8, dhQueRobu3.1, whole genome shotgun sequence genomic window:
- the LOC126695876 gene encoding F-box/LRR-repeat protein At3g26922-like: MAKSSTHQSNSSKRMRVELSPNRYTAAVDRLSNLPDSLLCHILSFLPTQKAVATSALSSRWKRLWTHVPALDLYDIGRQPIPLLYRILLLNKAPSLRNFNLLWYYYCDSLHLNTWIDTAIDRNVENLYLKIFLDDDYYPHGDGDVYSGELYELPVSFYACKTVVVLHLSGGIELDPPSSFQLPCLKKLCLLDVFYCYEDSLSRLFNGCPVLEVLKVIRNNSDGMDYFNISVPTLKCLLIEFNTYQPRVPDYKLEINAPGLKNFRFRGDLRNVAFVEKLANLVEANVKIYAVECYEMRWVEDYEFYYGDRVFKLLRALNNAKFLTLSPGDIECLGFGSIYPTRFQNLVRLKFGVNKSNWHVLQALLLVAPNLEVLDVHKEASGPKLLWFVSDVNVPAILENNFCFGQKENDY, from the exons ATGGCGAAATCGTCTACTCATCAATCGAATTCATCAAAACGCATGAGAGTGGAGCTCTCTCCTAACCGATACACAGCAGCAGTCGACAGACTCAGCAACCTACCGGACTCTCTTCTCTGCCACATCCTTTCTTTCCTTCCGACCCAAAAGGCCGTCGCCACAAGCGCTTTGTCGAGCAGGTGGAAGCGCCTCTGGACTCACGTCCCAGCACTCGACCTCTACGATATCGGCCGTCAACCCATCCCTCTTCTCTACAGAATCTTGCTTCTAAACAAAGCACCCTCCCTCCGTAACTTCAACCTCTTGTGGTATTATTACTGTGACTCTCTCCATCTCAACACGTGGATCGACACTGCCATTGATCGTAACGTCGAAAATCTCTATCTCAAGATTTTCCTCGATGACGACTACTACCCCCACGGAGACGGTGATGTTTACAGTGGCGAACTTTACGAGTTGCCCGTTAGCTTTTACGCCTGCAAAACAGTTGTTGTTCTCCATTTAAGCGGCGGGATTGAGCTCGatcctccttcttcttttcaacTCCCTTGCCTCAAGAAACTGTGTCTGCTTGATGTTTTTTACTGCTATGAGGACTCTTTGTCGAGGCTATTCAATGGCTGCCCGGTACTCGAAGTTTTGAAAGTGATAAGAAATAATTCGGACGGTATGGACTATTTTAACATAAGCGTGCCTACGTTGAAATGTTTACTTATCGAGTTTAACACATACCAACCTCGTGTTCCTGATTACAAACTCGAGATAAACGCCCCAGGTCTCAAGAACTTTAGATTTCGTGGCGATTTGCGAAATGTGGCGTTTGTTGAAAAACTGGCTAACTTAGTTGAAGCCAATGTAAAAATTTACGCAGTTGAATGTTATGAAATGCGTTGGGTTGAGGATTATGAGTTTTATTATGGAGATAGGGTATTCAAGCTTCTTAGAGCACTAAACAACGCTAAGTTCCTTACATTGTCTCCAGGGGACATAGAG TGCCTCGGCTTTGGTTCTATTTATCCTACCAGGTTCCAAAATTTGGTCAGATTGAAATTCGGAGTAAATAAATCTAACTGGCACGTGCTACAAGCCTTGCTCCTAGTGGCTCCTAATTTAGAAGTTCTTGATGTCCATAAG GAAGCTTCTGGACCCAAACTGTTGTGGTTTGTTTCTGATGTGAATGTTCCTGCTATTCTG gagaacaatttttgttttggccAAAAGGAGAATGATTATTGA